The Chaetodon trifascialis isolate fChaTrf1 chromosome 16, fChaTrf1.hap1, whole genome shotgun sequence genome includes a region encoding these proteins:
- the nlrc3l1 gene encoding NLR family CARD domain-containing protein 3, giving the protein MMDQAEMEAMVTSSGSSSIGEAVSGRGQNVPDEDEDEDDGLYYIPDRRPSLDLGPNPMDISQWHSAEKALPPVLSYWSMTSEEDSDNMDSEDGSFTRVHLSRADSFSSCYSLDSDDCEQRIPKVKSKDDAVSEPSNTPELIQGPSEIMHPSLTVAFTFKAICKTLGKLSKDNIKRFKMMLWKRYPQSFSTSLQGMDMVDLVDRLLECYNLDVSLQITKSLLEEIEQKKLVEYLQTLCIRNEVRHELSEILKRTYGEACEDSATEAERKPFDDVFTDLNITSTCDNGPNIEHEVMTIEKLDSNREEGQLLSTKDILSAERLEQLSIKLMLITGVAGSGKSMAVRRLVLDWIEEQSHQHVSLLFPLPFRELRQFEGSKISLLDIIHTLYPPTRKLRDEDYRCEDCKIMFVFDGLDEYNGKLDFQNTELLSDHTDPTTLNIIVVNLLRGRLLYRGLFLVTSRPQVRRCIPWDTHCDEVDVRGFCDPDKYFTKRFQDPDQAARVIAHIRYFKTLHIMCHLPLFCSLVASEYQRLFKEQGTQAELPRSITYMYTKLLLVLMRQYRRFRAPDRSPDEERDFLMKLGKLAFNMLEQGQFKITRCDWKEVGIDEEEAVINSGLCTQYITKPFVLIQEKVLSFIHPTMQEYLAALYVFLTFRNQGKNTLEQQLKRKVRGMLKGYKPMELYKSAVDRSLLCEGGKLDIFLRFLFGMAMETNLELLQPFCTSSLKWPTVVEDAAALIRKKMRENQHPDRNNNLQHCLEELGVCESEATSC; this is encoded by the exons ATGATGGACCAAGCTGAAATGGAGGCAATGGTCACATCGTCAGGCAGCTCTTCCATTGGGGAGGCAGTGTCTGGTAGAGGACAAAATGtgcctgatgaagatgaagatgaagatgacgGGCTCTACTACATCCCAGACAGAAGACCTTCTCTGGACCTGGGGCCGAATCCAATGGATATTAGCCAGTG gcatTCGGCAGAAAAGGCCTTGCCTCCAGTTCTGAGCTACTGGTCAATGACAAGTGAGGAGGACTCAGACAACATGGATAGCGAAGATGGGTCCTTCACGAG GGTCCATCTCAGCAGAGCAGATTCATTCTCTAGCTGCTACTCCTTGGATAGCGATGATTGTGAACAGAGAATCCCAAA GGTGAAAAGCAAAGATGATGCCGTCTCAGAGCCTTCCAACACACCTGAGTTAATCCAAGGCCCAAGTGAGATTATGCATCCCTCTCTGACAGTGGCATTCACTTTCAAG gctATTTGTAAAACTCTTGGGAAGCTATCCAAGGACAACATTAAGAGATTCAAGATGATGCTGTGGAAGCGTTACCCGCAATCCTTCAGTACCTCTCTCCAAGGCATGGACATGGTGGACCTCGTGGACCGGCTGCTCGAGTGTTACAACCTGGACGTATCTTTGCAGATCACCAAAAGCCTTCTTGAGGAAATTGAGCAAAAGAAGTTGGTTGAATACCTCCAGACTTTGTGCATCAGAA atgaAGTACGTCACGAATTGAGCGAAATTCTGAAGAGAACATACGGAGAAGCATGTGAGGATTCGGCCacggaggcagagaggaagccCTTTGATGATGTCTTTACGGATCTCAACATAACCTCGACGTGTGATAATGGCCCAAATATTGAACATGAGGTCATGACTATCGAAAAGCTGGACAGCAACCGGGAAGAAGGGCAACTGCTTTCTACCAAGGATATTTTGAGCGCTGAAAGGCTGGAGCAGTTGAGCATAAAGCTTATGTTGATCACTGGAGTGGCAGGGTCGGGGAAGTCTATGGCAGTCAGAAGGTTGGTCCTCGATTGGATTGAAGAGCAGTCCCACCAACACGTGTCTCTCTTGTTTCCGTTACCGTTCAGAGAACTCAGACAGTTTGAGGGTTCTAAGATCTCCCTGTTGGATATAATCCACACACTCTACCCACCAACAAGAAAACTGAGGGATGAGGATTATAGATGCGAAGACTGCaaaatcatgtttgtttttgacgGTCTTGACGAGTACAATGGGAAGCTCGACTTCCAAAACACTGAGCTCCTCAGTGACCACACTGATCCCACCACCCTGAACATCATCGTGGTGAACCTGCTCAGAGGGAGGCTGCTCTACCGCGGCCTATTCCTGGTCACCTCTCGGCCACAAGTAAGGCGCTGCATTCCTTGGGATACGCATTGTGATGAGGTGGACGTGCGTGGTTTCTGTGACCCTGACAAGTACTTCACGAAGAGATTTCAGGATCCAGATCAAGCCGCTCGAGTTATTGCACACATCAGATATTTCAAAACcctccacatcatgtgccacCTGCCCTTGTTTTGCTCACTGGTGGCCAGTGAGTACCAGCGTTTATTTAAGGAACAGGGGACACAGGCAGAGCTGCCCAGGAGCATCACCTACATGtacacaaagctgctgctggtgctcaTGCGTCAGTATCGCAGATTTCGAGCTCCAGATCGTAGCccagatgaagagagagactTCCTCATGAAACTTGGAAAGTTGGCCTTCAACATGCTGGAACAGGGCCAGTTCAAGATTACCAGGTGCGACTGGAAAGAGGTTGGAATCGACGAGGAGGAGGCTGTGATTAACAGTGGCCTGTGCACGCAGTACATCACAAAGCCATTTGTCTTGATTCAAGAGAAAGTCCTCAGCTTCATCCACCCCACCATGCAGGAGTACCTTGCTGCTCTTTATGTGTTTCTCACCTTTAGAAACCAGGGGAAGAACACTttagagcagcagctgaaacgCAAGGTCAGGGGAATGTTGAAGGGGTACAAGCCGATGGAGCTGTACAAGAGCGCCGTGGACAGAAGTCTGCTTTGTGAGGGCGGCAAACTGGACATTTTCCTGCGTTTCCTGTTTGGAATGGCAATGGAGACCAACCTGGAACTTCTCCAACCGTTCTGCACCTCTTCTCTAAAGTGGCCAACAGTTGTTGAAGATGCTGCTGCCCTCATCAGGAAGAAGATGAGAGAAAACCAGCATCCTGACAGGAATAACAACTTGCAGCACTgcctggaggagctgggtgTGTGCGAGTCAGAGGCGACGTCCTGTTGA